From Gemmatimonadetes bacterium SCN 70-22, the proteins below share one genomic window:
- a CDS encoding transcriptional regulator: protein MVQCQPARIDASFAALSDPTRRGILERLGRADASVTELAGMFRMTLTGMKKHIAVLEQTGLVSTAKAGRVRTCTLGPRRLEEEAAWIERYRQLWQARFDELDKVVEELQRMERADARSRRQ from the coding sequence ATGGTTCAGTGTCAGCCAGCCCGTATCGACGCCTCGTTCGCCGCGCTCTCCGACCCCACGCGACGTGGCATTCTGGAGCGCCTCGGTCGGGCCGACGCTTCGGTAACAGAACTTGCCGGGATGTTCCGAATGACGCTCACCGGCATGAAGAAACACATCGCTGTCCTGGAGCAGACGGGGCTCGTCAGCACGGCAAAGGCCGGCCGCGTCCGAACCTGCACCCTGGGCCCACGCCGGCTAGAGGAGGAGGCGGCGTGGATCGAACGCTACCGCCAGCTCTGGCAGGCGCGCTTCGACGAGTTGGACAAGGTCGTTGAGGAACTGCAACGGATGGAACGAGCCGATGCACGGAGCAGGCGACAGTGA
- a CDS encoding maltose acetyltransferase, with protein sequence MPTSPESERSRMLRGEAYNSRDPELLALAHRARALLTKFAATPSADGVGRAEVLTALLGGVGPGVWIEPPFFCDYGAHVYLGADTFVNVNCVFLDSAEIRVGANVLIGPGVQLLTVTHPLRARDRVAPPNPDGQGAPYRTSARPITIGDRVWLGAGTIVLPGVTIGADATVGAGSLVTEDVPPNTLAFGRPCRVQREL encoded by the coding sequence ATGCCGACCAGCCCAGAGTCAGAGCGCAGCCGGATGCTCCGCGGCGAGGCGTACAATTCCCGAGACCCGGAGCTGCTCGCCCTCGCGCACCGCGCCCGCGCGTTGCTCACCAAGTTCGCCGCGACGCCGTCGGCCGATGGGGTCGGGAGGGCCGAGGTGCTCACAGCCCTCCTCGGCGGCGTCGGGCCGGGCGTCTGGATCGAGCCGCCGTTCTTCTGCGACTATGGCGCGCACGTCTACCTCGGCGCCGACACCTTCGTCAACGTCAACTGCGTATTTCTGGACTCCGCCGAGATCCGGGTGGGCGCCAACGTGCTGATCGGCCCTGGCGTGCAACTCTTGACGGTGACGCACCCGCTACGCGCCCGCGATCGCGTCGCGCCGCCTAATCCGGACGGGCAGGGAGCGCCGTACCGGACCTCTGCTCGGCCGATCACCATCGGCGACCGTGTCTGGCTCGGCGCTGGCACGATCGTACTCCCGGGCGTGACGATCGGGGCGGACGCAACGGTCGGCGCTGGCAGTCTCGTGACCGAGGACGTGCCGCCGAACACGCTCGCCTTTGGCCGCCCCTGCCGCGTGCAGCGAGAGCTGTGA
- a CDS encoding ATPase, giving the protein MNNPTTVERRSERELVVTRSFNASARIVFEAWTRPELITRWWTPKSFGISFVSCEADVRTGGTYRFVFSHPDFEQPMAFFGRYVEVTPYSRIAWTNEEGADGPLSTVTFEEADGKTLLVLTELYPSKQALDDAIATGSTGTSGAAEQFEQLDELLAYASS; this is encoded by the coding sequence ATGAACAATCCCACGACAGTAGAACGAAGGTCGGAGCGTGAGCTGGTCGTCACGCGCAGCTTCAACGCATCCGCGCGCATCGTGTTCGAGGCCTGGACCAGGCCCGAATTGATCACGCGCTGGTGGACGCCGAAGTCGTTTGGCATCTCGTTCGTGTCCTGCGAAGCCGATGTTCGTACGGGGGGGACGTACCGCTTCGTCTTCAGTCACCCCGACTTCGAGCAGCCGATGGCGTTCTTCGGCCGGTATGTCGAGGTCACGCCCTACTCGCGCATCGCCTGGACGAACGAGGAGGGCGCCGATGGTCCGCTTTCCACCGTGACCTTCGAGGAGGCGGACGGCAAGACGCTCCTCGTCCTGACCGAACTCTATCCTTCCAAGCAAGCCCTCGACGACGCCATCGCCACAGGGAGCACGGGGACGAGCGGGGCAGCCGAGCAGTTCGAGCAGTTGGACGAACTTCTCGCCTACGCCTCGTCGTAG
- a CDS encoding deaminase: MARLVFGMNQSLDGYVDHLAFAPGPTLFRHFIEEARGQAGSVYGRRMYEIMRYWDDDQPEWTAEEHVFAAAWRSQPKWVVSRSLTSVGPNARLVEPDLEAAIRALKGERDGEIEVAGPDLARTLTALGLIDEYRIYLHPVVLGQGTPYFAGPRPRLRLMTHDRIDEDVIRLTYVPAHPHDPPDGNHR; this comes from the coding sequence ATGGCCAGACTCGTGTTCGGAATGAACCAATCCCTGGACGGCTACGTCGACCATCTGGCGTTTGCGCCAGGCCCCACACTCTTCCGCCACTTCATCGAGGAGGCGCGGGGGCAGGCGGGCAGTGTCTACGGTCGCCGGATGTATGAGATCATGCGGTACTGGGACGACGATCAGCCTGAATGGACCGCGGAGGAACACGTGTTCGCGGCGGCGTGGCGGTCGCAGCCGAAGTGGGTCGTCTCGCGCTCGTTGACGTCGGTCGGGCCCAACGCCAGGCTGGTCGAGCCCGATCTCGAAGCCGCGATCCGCGCGTTGAAGGGCGAGCGCGACGGGGAGATCGAAGTTGCCGGCCCGGACCTGGCACGCACCCTCACCGCCCTTGGCCTGATCGATGAGTATCGCATCTACTTGCACCCCGTCGTGCTCGGCCAGGGCACACCATACTTCGCCGGACCCCGGCCGCGGCTCCGCCTCATGACACATGACCGGATCGACGAGGACGTGATCCGGTTGACCTATGTTCCTGCCCACCCTCACGACCCGCCGGACGGCAATCACCGGTAG